In Methanosarcina barkeri MS, a single window of DNA contains:
- a CDS encoding SulP family inorganic anion transporter — protein sequence MKPAQNSRRSFHLSLFQGILPLKSKQIPLEIIAGITFAAFAIPEVMGYTKIAGMPVVTGIYTILFPMLAFAIFGSSRHLVVGADSATAAIIASGLTTIAVPGSSQYVAYASAIALLVAILLFLGGLFQLGFLADFLSYTVLIGFLTGAGIYISISQISGMLGIPSEPDGTSVQIISLVRNLFLTNTPTLLVSLSVIGVIVLGEKLSHKFPGSLIAIIGAIAASRILDLSSYGISVLGTVPQGLPQISFPQIPLSNFPEIFNISISCFVIILAQSAATSRAYAIKFSDTFNENTDLIGLSLANAAAGISGTFVVNGSPTKTEMIKNAGGRTQLTQLTTVFTVILVLLFFTGPFAYLPTAVLSSMVFLIGLHLIDIEGMTALHKQRPVEFAVALITAITVVVIGVEQGILIAIVLSIIAHLRHSYRPLNLLLVPKAGGAMKTFPLESGQQAVEGLLIYRFGSNLYFANEGRFAEEIIDLAIKNGSLKWFCISATNIGDIDFTSAETLKKVYTQLQKLEITLVLSEVVQPVMNELDRDGITQMIGKDHIFESVQDVIEAYKKSTDGSLR from the coding sequence ATGAAACCTGCACAGAATTCCAGAAGATCTTTTCATCTTTCCCTCTTTCAGGGAATATTACCCCTCAAATCCAAACAAATACCCCTGGAAATTATCGCAGGGATAACATTCGCAGCGTTTGCCATCCCCGAAGTTATGGGATACACTAAAATTGCAGGCATGCCTGTAGTTACTGGAATCTACACAATCCTGTTTCCAATGTTAGCTTTTGCCATTTTTGGTTCATCTCGCCATCTTGTCGTTGGCGCCGATTCCGCAACCGCGGCAATTATAGCAAGTGGACTAACAACGATAGCCGTGCCGGGATCTTCACAATATGTCGCATATGCAAGCGCAATCGCTCTACTCGTAGCAATCTTGCTTTTCCTTGGAGGTTTGTTCCAACTTGGTTTTCTCGCTGACTTCCTCTCCTACACGGTTTTGATAGGATTTCTCACAGGTGCTGGTATCTACATCTCTATATCACAGATTAGCGGGATGCTTGGGATACCTTCAGAACCAGATGGAACATCTGTGCAGATCATCTCTTTAGTAAGAAACCTCTTTCTTACAAATACTCCCACACTCCTGGTCTCATTATCCGTAATTGGGGTTATTGTTCTTGGCGAAAAGCTCAGCCACAAATTTCCAGGTTCACTAATAGCGATTATTGGTGCAATTGCTGCAAGCCGGATATTAGACCTTTCCTCTTATGGGATTAGCGTCCTTGGCACAGTACCACAAGGTCTGCCACAAATTTCTTTTCCTCAAATCCCGCTTTCAAATTTCCCAGAGATCTTTAACATATCCATTTCTTGTTTTGTTATTATCCTTGCCCAGAGTGCTGCAACATCTCGTGCTTATGCCATTAAGTTTTCCGACACTTTTAATGAAAATACGGATCTCATTGGATTGAGCCTTGCTAACGCAGCAGCAGGGATATCAGGGACTTTCGTTGTCAACGGCAGTCCAACCAAGACTGAAATGATCAAAAATGCCGGAGGTCGGACACAGCTTACTCAGCTCACAACGGTCTTCACTGTTATATTAGTACTGTTGTTCTTTACCGGACCATTCGCCTATTTACCCACAGCTGTACTTTCGTCTATGGTATTCCTTATTGGTTTGCATCTTATCGATATCGAAGGAATGACCGCCCTTCACAAACAGCGGCCTGTAGAGTTTGCTGTTGCCTTGATAACGGCTATAACGGTAGTAGTTATAGGTGTCGAGCAGGGAATCCTTATAGCTATTGTACTCTCGATCATTGCTCACCTGCGACATAGTTACAGGCCACTGAACCTTCTGCTTGTTCCAAAGGCAGGAGGGGCAATGAAGACATTTCCACTAGAAAGTGGACAGCAAGCTGTTGAAGGACTGTTAATCTACCGTTTTGGTTCAAACCTCTACTTTGCTAACGAAGGCCGCTTCGCGGAAGAAATAATAGATCTTGCCATAAAAAATGGTTCACTTAAATGGTTTTGCATTTCTGCCACAAACATTGGAGATATCGATTTCACTTCTGCAGAGACGCTCAAAAAAGTGTATACACAACTGCAAAAACTGGAAATTACTCTTGTATTAAGTGAAGTAGTACAGCCTGTGATGAATGAGCTGGATCGAGACGGCATAACTCAAATGATTGGTAAAGACCATATCTTTGAGTCAGTTCAGGATGTTATAGAGGCATATAAAAAATCAACAGATGGTTCGTTACGCTAG
- a CDS encoding MEDS domain-containing protein: MTEEVTRNSGIGAIGNINWGTHFCQFYNTKQDLVDIIIPYLKAGLENNEFCIWVASNPLEAKKTFKMFVSNPETYLEKGQIEIIHYDDWYLKRGFFDTQEILNGLMEKLNKALANGYEGLRLFEGLFSLEEEYRDDFAEYEREINRVIDNSHMLVLCTYFLRKYNAAAIFNIIERHQFALIKRKGKWEKIRNSR; this comes from the coding sequence ATGACAGAGGAAGTAACCAGAAATTCTGGCATTGGTGCTATTGGAAATATTAATTGGGGAACACACTTCTGCCAGTTTTATAATACAAAACAGGATCTGGTAGATATAATTATTCCATATTTAAAAGCAGGGTTAGAAAATAACGAATTTTGCATATGGGTTGCATCAAATCCTCTAGAAGCGAAAAAAACCTTTAAAATGTTTGTTTCTAATCCAGAAACTTATCTGGAAAAAGGGCAAATAGAAATTATTCATTATGACGACTGGTATTTGAAAAGAGGTTTTTTCGATACGCAAGAGATCTTAAATGGCCTGATGGAAAAACTTAACAAAGCTCTGGCTAATGGCTATGAAGGTTTGAGGTTATTTGAAGGACTCTTTTCGCTGGAAGAAGAATATCGGGATGATTTCGCTGAATATGAAAGAGAAATAAACCGGGTAATCGACAACTCTCATATGCTGGTTCTCTGTACCTATTTTCTCAGGAAATATAATGCAGCTGCAATTTTCAATATCATTGAAAGGCATCAATTTGCTCTGATCAAAAGGAAAGGGAAATGGGAAAAAATAAGAAATTCCAGATGA
- a CDS encoding NAD(P)-binding domain-containing protein translates to MTTSSIDKKTFIGVIGLGIMGSSFASNLLLQSYDVHVHNRTKKKARPL, encoded by the coding sequence TTGACAACTTCAAGTATTGACAAAAAAACATTTATTGGCGTGATAGGCCTGGGGATCATGGGAAGTTCTTTTGCTTCGAACCTTCTATTACAAAGCTACGATGTTCACGTACATAACAGGACAAAGAAAAAAGCTCGGCCACTTTAA
- a CDS encoding PrsW family intramembrane metalloprotease, with protein sequence MVRRNGWLKVLTTAVVFYVLLLVALLLTKNSNLFPTLAMVGSFMVPVAYVAFIYERRHLSSLTMPTVSLAFIYGGLLGIIAAAFLEPFFIRQLNLGAILRIGLIEEFAKILGVLVIARRRRHDSEMDGLILGAAAGMGFAALESNGYAFTALLESHGSISATVEVTLLRGLLAPLGHGTWTAILASVLFRESKSCNFRINWQVINAYLLVSILHATWDGLPLVVSSIFGQDLGVLIAWGVIGAVGLLILWIRWKEAIRLQMVLPSGIEETCT encoded by the coding sequence GTGGTCCGACGGAACGGCTGGTTAAAGGTTCTAACCACAGCAGTGGTCTTCTACGTTCTCTTACTGGTGGCCTTGCTGCTGACGAAGAACTCAAACCTTTTTCCCACCCTGGCAATGGTCGGCAGCTTTATGGTCCCTGTCGCTTATGTGGCTTTTATATACGAGCGCAGGCACCTAAGCAGCTTGACAATGCCAACGGTCTCCCTGGCTTTTATATATGGCGGGCTTCTGGGTATCATTGCTGCGGCCTTTCTAGAGCCATTTTTTATCAGGCAGCTGAATCTTGGGGCAATTTTAAGAATAGGACTCATCGAAGAGTTTGCTAAAATCCTGGGAGTGCTGGTGATTGCACGCCGCAGGCGGCATGACTCGGAAATGGACGGATTGATTCTGGGTGCGGCAGCGGGAATGGGATTTGCAGCCCTGGAAAGTAACGGTTACGCCTTTACGGCTCTTTTGGAAAGTCATGGGAGTATTTCGGCAACAGTGGAAGTGACCTTACTTCGTGGTCTGCTTGCTCCGCTGGGGCACGGAACCTGGACAGCTATTTTAGCCAGTGTACTGTTCCGGGAAAGCAAGAGTTGTAACTTCCGCATTAACTGGCAGGTAATTAATGCTTATCTGCTTGTTTCCATTCTACATGCAACGTGGGACGGGCTGCCCCTGGTAGTTTCTTCTATCTTTGGCCAGGATTTAGGCGTGTTAATTGCATGGGGTGTGATTGGTGCTGTCGGATTGTTAATCCTCTGGATACGCTGGAAAGAAGCAATCAGGTTACAAATGGTTTTGCCATCAGGAATCGAGGAAACGTGTACCTAA
- the anfO gene encoding Fe-only nitrogenase accessory protein AnfO encodes MKIAVVENENQKASSIFEPGFIAIYEEDGGEWKVLTRFENQVCNAKGMAAVRASVADTIKQLGDVKVIVASEIPGIASGTFQAASFDIFLVEGNVLDLLDSIKKEMLETIEERQKEPPKFDITQFLEPGVNKGDFSINIEDIMFKNPDLTSKKILIPYLKNGEFNRLDVICSHIPKWFVTNLGSMGFEYEIVNDLPNRKTVRVVRMQTSSSK; translated from the coding sequence TTGAAAATAGCAGTTGTAGAAAACGAGAACCAGAAAGCGAGTTCAATATTCGAACCAGGATTCATTGCAATATATGAGGAAGACGGTGGGGAATGGAAAGTTCTGACACGGTTTGAAAATCAAGTTTGCAACGCGAAAGGTATGGCCGCGGTACGCGCGTCTGTAGCGGATACAATAAAACAGCTTGGCGACGTAAAAGTAATTGTTGCAAGTGAAATCCCAGGAATAGCGTCCGGGACTTTTCAAGCAGCAAGTTTTGACATATTCCTTGTGGAAGGTAATGTGCTGGATCTTCTTGATTCAATCAAAAAAGAAATGCTTGAAACAATTGAGGAGCGTCAGAAAGAACCGCCAAAATTTGACATCACGCAGTTTCTGGAACCCGGTGTGAATAAAGGTGATTTTTCGATTAATATAGAAGACATCATGTTTAAAAATCCGGACTTGACTTCAAAGAAAATTCTGATCCCCTATCTGAAAAACGGAGAATTTAACAGACTGGATGTCATTTGCAGCCATATTCCAAAGTGGTTTGTCACAAATTTAGGCTCCATGGGGTTTGAATATGAAATCGTGAACGATTTGCCGAATAGAAAGACTGTTAGAGTAGTGCGCATGCAAACTTCGTCATCGAAATAA
- a CDS encoding DUF2769 domain-containing protein, with translation MTSYKSCLSAHRRNVLSSRLPTVNEKDNWTKEKSEKRTFEIVQQTRKEYGKYFGICSSYHNLKACACKNCPSYSGGAGMFCSRGKRLEQGKKLGCLCETCELFRKFRLEGEYFCLNAEKPELSEEKPEFLLKNCRKVPESSGKTRFCVLGESKI, from the coding sequence TTGACATCTTATAAATCATGTCTTTCTGCACACAGGAGGAATGTTCTGAGTTCCAGACTACCAACAGTAAATGAAAAGGATAACTGGACAAAGGAAAAGTCCGAGAAGAGAACATTTGAAATAGTACAACAGACCAGGAAAGAATATGGAAAATATTTCGGGATCTGCAGCTCATACCATAACCTTAAAGCCTGCGCCTGCAAAAACTGTCCTTCTTATTCCGGCGGTGCAGGGATGTTTTGCTCCAGAGGCAAACGTCTGGAACAGGGAAAAAAACTGGGTTGCCTCTGTGAAACCTGTGAACTTTTCAGGAAATTCCGACTTGAAGGAGAATACTTCTGCCTGAATGCCGAAAAACCGGAACTGTCCGAAGAAAAGCCTGAGTTTCTCCTGAAGAACTGCAGAAAAGTTCCTGAATCCAGTGGTAAGACCAGGTTCTGTGTGCTGGGAGAATCAAAAATATAA
- a CDS encoding PAS domain-containing protein, whose product MVIGEVEAMGFNQLAESDELILGEALERQQVLETVINNSPVMAFLWAPDKKWPAKYVSENVTQLEYSAEDFLTGRIIYSDIVHSEDIDRVRKELTRCCEAGNDSFVQRYRVLTGKREIRWVEEKTFIQRDKTGNVTNFQGIVRDITQEIKNEKALKDALQSQKALMEKQKALLERQKVLEAVINNSPMVVFLWKAEKYWPTLYVSENVRQFGYVPEDFISGKVLYGKIIHPEDLLLVELELEENCEEGGKEFNRQYRILTQTADVRWIDEKTFIQRNEEGKVTHFQGIIEDITRSMKRA is encoded by the coding sequence ATGGTTATTGGAGAGGTAGAAGCTATGGGATTCAATCAACTGGCTGAAAGCGACGAACTGATTCTTGGTGAAGCACTGGAAAGACAGCAAGTTCTGGAAACCGTAATTAATAACAGCCCGGTTATGGCTTTTCTCTGGGCTCCTGATAAAAAATGGCCTGCCAAGTACGTTTCGGAAAACGTAACCCAGCTTGAATACAGCGCAGAAGATTTCCTTACAGGAAGAATAATATATTCAGATATAGTCCATTCCGAGGATATAGATAGGGTTAGAAAGGAACTTACCCGATGCTGCGAGGCTGGAAATGACAGCTTTGTACAGAGGTACAGGGTTCTTACAGGGAAGAGGGAAATCCGATGGGTAGAAGAAAAGACTTTTATCCAGCGTGATAAGACAGGAAATGTAACGAATTTCCAGGGAATAGTCAGGGACATTACTCAGGAGATTAAAAATGAAAAGGCTCTGAAGGATGCTCTTCAAAGCCAGAAAGCTCTCATGGAAAAACAAAAAGCTCTCCTTGAGCGGCAAAAAGTCCTTGAAGCCGTAATTAACAATAGCCCAATGGTAGTGTTTCTCTGGAAGGCTGAAAAATACTGGCCCACGCTATATGTGTCTGAAAATGTCAGGCAGTTCGGGTACGTTCCAGAGGACTTCATTTCCGGAAAAGTTCTTTATGGGAAGATTATCCACCCCGAAGACCTGCTCCTTGTGGAACTTGAACTTGAGGAAAACTGTGAAGAAGGAGGAAAGGAGTTTAACCGTCAGTACCGGATTCTTACTCAGACTGCTGATGTCCGCTGGATTGATGAAAAAACCTTTATCCAACGCAACGAGGAAGGAAAAGTTACTCATTTCCAGGGTATTATAGAAGATATAACCCGAAGTATGAAAAGAGCCTGA
- a CDS encoding tubulin-like doman-containing protein, with the protein MNRGGNISLQLPMDLTILGLGGCGKRLCEEVCRHDWILDSYLVPGKRLRIYTMDTDANERADDEWYRSRVKSRIQEMGAGGNIEYKYYYLPSLANITQVSDLTSQEVAEKIKDRKSEPLVKTWWMNDSGDFGLSFEELRSIDPFLIDDFGGGVHRRRAISKAIFYKVLSQGQASGFPTFPSTGTTALIVGLGGGTGSGMFIDLARYIRALKGESSQIWLFAVIPTTKEGEKEQLNAAIALTELEYLNLNERLFNHIILTSLGPTGYKKGEEAKVEVHEFDSMFPHILTNFFHIKKGDINLSDSKHLYSSFVFADAHVIEYPVDELKALKKQYEEVILELEAITATRKEINRSVKTLLDSQNLFREVPPTRADSEYIKKEYGNVEKVWKNEIEKLLNYQSPDAIEFFIQNNISAETSLEKINNYEDMLSFLSKVKTFNLSVKEDELKDENDKVLFRLIPEALSGIEETARLFKRTAGIEEETVGSVLINVLKGKQDLVSFMDRLNVKAKSLKEETLEVEAELQRKKGERDLLNELHIQVEKAVDKALNDNDLELEEYFSQKEKLKVLQEHEYDLKTKIDAFLGNLKEGNIKSGDKDSWLLMAGVPGFQRELETLSRDLDLNLNELGSLLEAIALYSFYDYKINRLENAGIKEKVLVAIKGNKTKSLRNYEAKKRNKEEYIKSTGREYLQINSPFELSVPESFLSESLDRKSEELKDKVLKSLFFGLDLQDLELEEIEQGFKSRDRPKMRSVFREILTEKTLQKEDYSGKFGRVETEVLELEKSLQEKHALSALIEKVETLTEETLANRRDLNRYYGQFYEEVTRMNNLHGLGGKTSISLYMTKFGNINPKILSLIDASSDMTDLDWDDSGKHELDKLIEEILVTYKNLVESYKLGVHNLMIPISATERWNFGKAALVVSSRSSYISSQLTSERIADAIKDEINGTLALKNINDAKLATHNYTGSWDIALTFFSASGFLDNISPLTAGGGFWEVYENNKDNVLHHVLKLQEGKYITRKALLDLREAGELANLEKRGGNVGERINRLYEEKSIKEALQHEDSRKLEIAL; encoded by the coding sequence ATGAACAGAGGGGGCAATATTTCACTGCAGCTTCCTATGGACCTGACAATTTTGGGGCTTGGAGGTTGTGGAAAACGTCTGTGTGAAGAGGTCTGCAGGCATGACTGGATACTCGACAGCTACCTTGTGCCCGGAAAAAGGTTGAGGATTTATACAATGGATACGGATGCCAACGAAAGGGCTGATGACGAATGGTACAGAAGCAGGGTTAAGTCCAGAATACAGGAAATGGGAGCAGGGGGAAATATTGAATACAAATACTATTACCTGCCTTCCCTGGCAAATATAACCCAGGTTTCAGACCTGACAAGCCAGGAAGTTGCAGAAAAGATAAAGGACCGGAAGTCTGAGCCTCTTGTCAAAACCTGGTGGATGAACGATTCAGGAGACTTTGGGCTCAGTTTTGAGGAACTGAGATCTATTGACCCTTTTTTAATTGATGACTTTGGCGGAGGCGTACACCGGAGAAGGGCCATTTCAAAGGCTATTTTCTACAAGGTACTGAGTCAGGGGCAGGCAAGTGGTTTTCCTACATTTCCCAGTACAGGAACCACAGCCCTTATTGTAGGGCTTGGGGGAGGTACTGGGTCAGGGATGTTTATTGACCTTGCCAGGTATATACGAGCACTTAAAGGAGAGAGCAGCCAGATCTGGCTCTTTGCGGTAATTCCTACAACAAAAGAAGGCGAAAAAGAACAATTAAATGCTGCAATCGCCCTTACCGAACTTGAATACCTGAACCTGAACGAGAGGCTTTTCAATCACATAATCCTGACCTCACTTGGGCCTACAGGATATAAAAAAGGGGAAGAGGCAAAGGTAGAAGTGCATGAATTCGATTCCATGTTTCCTCACATACTGACAAATTTCTTCCACATTAAAAAAGGAGACATCAACCTGAGCGACTCAAAACACCTTTACTCCTCGTTTGTTTTTGCAGATGCCCACGTAATCGAGTACCCTGTGGACGAGCTAAAGGCCCTGAAAAAACAGTATGAAGAAGTTATCCTGGAACTTGAAGCGATTACTGCAACACGAAAAGAGATTAACAGGAGCGTAAAAACCCTGCTTGACAGCCAGAACCTGTTTAGGGAAGTCCCTCCCACGCGGGCTGACTCCGAATATATCAAAAAGGAGTATGGAAACGTTGAAAAGGTCTGGAAGAACGAGATTGAAAAACTTCTCAACTACCAGAGCCCGGATGCGATTGAATTCTTTATCCAGAATAACATTTCGGCTGAAACCAGTCTCGAAAAAATAAATAACTACGAAGATATGCTGAGCTTCCTTTCGAAGGTGAAAACCTTTAATCTCAGTGTAAAGGAAGATGAGCTAAAAGATGAAAATGACAAAGTGCTCTTTAGATTGATTCCCGAAGCTCTCTCAGGCATAGAAGAAACTGCAAGGCTATTTAAACGGACTGCAGGGATTGAAGAAGAAACTGTCGGATCCGTGCTTATAAATGTCCTGAAAGGAAAACAGGACCTTGTTTCCTTTATGGACAGGTTGAATGTAAAAGCTAAAAGCTTAAAAGAAGAGACACTGGAAGTAGAAGCCGAACTTCAGAGGAAGAAGGGTGAGCGGGATTTACTTAACGAACTTCACATTCAGGTTGAAAAAGCCGTTGACAAAGCCTTAAACGACAACGACCTGGAGCTTGAGGAATATTTCAGCCAGAAAGAGAAATTGAAGGTGCTTCAGGAACACGAATATGACCTGAAAACAAAAATTGACGCGTTTCTTGGCAATCTCAAGGAAGGAAATATAAAAAGTGGAGATAAGGACAGCTGGCTTCTCATGGCCGGGGTTCCTGGTTTTCAGAGAGAGCTTGAAACGCTTTCCAGGGACCTTGATCTGAATTTAAACGAGCTAGGAAGTCTCCTTGAAGCAATTGCACTCTACTCTTTTTATGACTACAAAATCAACCGGCTCGAAAATGCCGGAATAAAGGAAAAAGTCCTTGTCGCAATAAAGGGAAACAAGACCAAGTCCCTCAGGAACTATGAAGCAAAGAAACGAAACAAAGAAGAATATATCAAGAGTACGGGAAGGGAGTATCTCCAGATAAACAGCCCCTTCGAACTCTCGGTTCCTGAGAGCTTTTTGAGCGAAAGCCTGGACAGAAAGTCTGAGGAACTTAAGGATAAAGTGCTCAAATCCCTGTTTTTCGGGCTGGATCTTCAGGATTTAGAGCTTGAGGAAATCGAACAGGGTTTTAAGTCCAGAGACCGGCCCAAAATGAGAAGCGTTTTTAGGGAAATCCTGACCGAAAAGACCCTGCAAAAGGAAGACTATTCCGGAAAATTTGGTCGGGTTGAAACGGAAGTACTTGAGCTTGAAAAAAGCCTTCAGGAAAAACATGCCCTTTCAGCCCTGATTGAAAAAGTCGAAACACTGACCGAAGAAACCCTTGCAAACCGGAGAGACCTGAACAGGTATTACGGACAATTTTACGAGGAGGTTACCAGGATGAATAACCTCCACGGGCTTGGGGGAAAAACCTCAATCAGCCTCTATATGACCAAGTTTGGGAATATAAACCCGAAGATTCTCTCCCTTATCGATGCAAGTTCTGACATGACTGACCTTGACTGGGATGACAGTGGAAAACATGAACTTGATAAACTCATTGAGGAAATTCTGGTCACATACAAGAACCTTGTTGAAAGCTACAAGCTCGGGGTTCACAACCTGATGATCCCTATCAGCGCGACTGAACGCTGGAACTTCGGAAAAGCCGCTCTTGTTGTTTCCTCAAGGTCATCCTACATCTCAAGCCAGCTTACAAGCGAACGCATAGCTGATGCAATCAAAGATGAAATAAACGGGACCCTTGCCTTAAAGAACATCAATGATGCAAAACTTGCAACCCACAACTATACAGGGTCTTGGGATATTGCCCTTACCTTCTTCTCTGCGTCCGGTTTTCTGGACAATATATCTCCTCTGACCGCTGGAGGCGGCTTCTGGGAAGTATATGAAAACAATAAGGATAACGTACTTCACCACGTTCTGAAACTCCAGGAAGGGAAATACATTACTCGAAAAGCACTTCTGGACCTCAGAGAGGCCGGAGAACTGGCAAACCTGGAAAAGAGAGGTGGAAATGTAGGAGAAAGGATCAACAGGCTATACGAGGAAAAAAGCATAAAAGAGGCATTACAGCATGAGGATTCAAGGAAACTGGAGATTGCTCTCTGA
- a CDS encoding right-handed parallel beta-helix repeat-containing protein has translation MPLSQINQKIILVLFLVFVISALYILSANKEKYSDTFLGNDNSSITNVHPGDSIQQAINNTSPCGTVTVYPGLYKENLVVNRPLIIISNPGETNNTIVQAADPEEDVFNVTADNVTISGFNIKGTTSKAGIYCSGSGGNITGNKLSYNNYGVYLNDSNRSILENNEVNNNSVGIYLRNSSNNQLKSNKISCVGIFVGLDNNATGIYLEDSDNNKLMSSTISKLWDGVNLTDSSNNELNNNSILQNYLINSNNNKVLNNTIEKLGYSYSVVLANSQNNTLQGNTASPNTEIKVFYSFDSKNNTFEGERYTVNEQGSRCVYRER, from the coding sequence ATGCCTCTCTCACAAATTAATCAAAAGATAATACTTGTCTTATTTTTAGTCTTTGTCATTTCAGCATTATATATTCTATCTGCAAATAAAGAAAAATATTCTGACACTTTTCTGGGTAATGATAATAGTTCAATAACCAATGTACATCCAGGAGATTCTATACAGCAAGCAATAAACAATACCAGTCCATGTGGCACTGTTACCGTTTATCCGGGATTATACAAGGAGAACCTGGTTGTAAACAGACCTTTGATTATAATATCAAATCCAGGAGAAACGAATAATACTATTGTTCAGGCTGCAGACCCAGAAGAAGATGTATTCAATGTAACTGCGGACAACGTGACGATAAGCGGATTCAACATAAAGGGAACAACGAGTAAAGCCGGTATCTACTGTAGCGGGTCAGGTGGCAATATAACTGGAAATAAGCTAAGTTATAACAATTATGGAGTTTACCTTAACGATTCAAACAGGAGTATTCTGGAAAATAATGAAGTGAATAACAATTCAGTTGGAATCTATCTAAGGAATTCTAGTAATAATCAATTAAAAAGTAACAAAATATCATGTGTTGGAATATTTGTCGGATTAGATAATAATGCAACGGGAATTTATCTCGAAGATTCAGATAACAACAAGTTGATGAGTAGCACCATATCAAAGTTATGGGATGGTGTAAACCTCACTGATTCTTCTAATAATGAGCTAAATAATAACTCAATCTTACAGAACTATCTTATTAATTCGAATAATAATAAAGTTTTGAATAACACTATTGAAAAACTTGGATACTCATATTCAGTTGTTCTTGCAAATTCTCAAAATAACACGTTACAGGGTAACACTGCAAGTCCAAATACTGAAATTAAAGTATTCTATAGCTTTGACAGTAAAAACAATACCTTTGAAGGTGAACGGTATACAGTAAACGAACAAGGGTCTAGATGTGTATACAGGGAAAGATAA